Below is a genomic region from Tepidiforma bonchosmolovskayae.
CGCACGCCCCGTCTCCTTCACCGCCGCGGCCGTCCCCGCGCTCGTGGGGACGCTCCTCGCCGCGCCCGAATCGTTCACCTGGTGGACGGCCCTCCTCGCCATGCTCGGCTCCGTCCTCTTCCTCGCCGGGACCAACTTCGTCAACGACTACTACGACCACCGGAAGGGCACCGACGGCCCCGGCTCGCTCGCCCCGCCGGGCGCGATCCGGCAGGGGCTGCTGACGCCCCGGCAGGTGCTGGCCGCCGGCATCGCCTGCTTCGCCGCCGGGGCAGCCACCGGGCTCGTCCTCTGCTGGGCCGTGAGCTGGCAGCTCCTCTGGGTCGGGGCGGCGAGCCTCCTCGCCGGTTTCCTCTATACCGGCTGGCCGCTCCACCTCGCCTACCGCGCCCTCGGCGAGCTCGTCGTCTTCGTCTTCATGGGCCCCGTCATCGTCATGGGTGCCGCCTTCGTCCAGGCCGAGCGGTGGAGCCGCGACGCCTTCATCGCCTCGCTGCCGATCGGCTTCCTCGTCGCCGCTATCCTCCACGCCAACAACCTGCGCGACCTCGAGCAGGACCGCGCCGCCGGCAAGCGCACCCTCGCCACCATCCTCGGCCGGCGCTGGGCCGAACGGGAGCTCTGGCTGCTCATCGCCGCGGCGTTCGCTGCGCTCGCCGGGGCCATCGCGGCCGGGGCGCTGCCGTGGCCGTCGCTCCTCGCGTTCGCCGCCCTGCCCGGCGTCCGGCCGATGGTCCGCACGGTGCGGGCCGTGAACGCCGGGGCGAACCCCCGCCGGCTGAACTTCGTCCTGCGCGATGCCGCGCTCCTCCACCTGCGCTTCGGGCTGCTCCTTGCGCTGGGGCTGGCAATCGACTGGGCGCTCGGCTGAGCGCCGGCTCAGCGCGGGAGCCGGCCCTGCGCCCAGTGCGTGATGGCGACCGCCAGCGCATCGGCGGCGTCGGCCGGCGCCGGCGGCTCGGCAAGGCCGAGCTGGAAGGCCACCATCCGCGCGACCTGCTCCTTTTCGCCGCGGCCGAATCCGGCCACCGTCTGCTTCACGAGGAGCGGGGCGTACTCGGCAACCTCCAGCCCCGCATCGGCGAGGCCGATGATCGCCGCCGCGCGCGCCTCGCCGAGCGCCAGCGCGCTCCGGGCGTTTTCGCCCACGTAGCCCGCCTCAACGGCCGCCGCCGCGGCGCCCGTCTCCCGGGCGATGGCGCACACCCGCTCCCGCAGCGCGACGAGCCGGGCCGCGCGCGGGTCCGACGCGCGCGTGCGGATGACGCCGTGGCAGACGTGGGTCGCCCGCCCGCCGTCCACCTCGATGACGCCGTAGCCGGTGACGCCGAGCCCGGGGTCGATGCCGATGATGCGCACGGCGCCCATGGTGCCTCGCCCGGCCGCGGAGCGCGAACCGGGGCTGTCACCCGGCGGCCGGCGTGTGCTCCGGGCACTCCATCGCGGCCTCCGCGGCGCCGAGGGCCCGGTCGATGAGCGCGCAATGGTGCGGCCGGTCGCTCCCCGGGTGGGCATCCGGGCGGAAGTGGATGCACCCGGCGCAGGGCGCGCTGACCACCAGCCGCCCGGCCCGCACCTCGGCGGCCACCACCTTCGCGAGCACGGCTTCGAAGGCGGCCAGCTCGGCCTCCGGGAGCGCCGCGAGCGTCCGTTCGAGGCCGGCCTGCCACCGTTCGAGCCGGCCCCACGCCTCCCATCCTGCGGCCGTGAGGGCGAGCACCGACTGGCGGCCGTCGAACGGGTGGGGCCGCCGCTCGATGAGCCCCCGTTCGACCAGCGGGTTCACGATGCCCACCGCCGTCGGCGGGCGCACCCCGAGGAGCCGCGCGAGCTGGCCGGGCGTGGCCATGTCGGGCCGGGTCTTCGCGGCAAAGCGGAGGACGGCCGCCTGCGCCGGCGTCAGCCCCTCGGCCTGCCCCTGCTCCCGGGCCTCGGCCTCGGCCGCCCGGGCGAGCCGGAGGAGGGCCATCGCGATGCCCGCCGCGCGCTCCCTCGGTTCCATGGTTGACAGCGTACTGTAGGAAGCCTACATTCTGCATTCGGTAGGACTCCTACATCTTCTCCACGGAGGGACCGATGTCGACCACCACCATCCCCGGCTACCGCTACGGCGACCCTGCCCTGCCCCCGGGCCCCATCGACGCGGACGGCCTGCGCGACCTGCGCGCCGCCTGCCTGCTGAGCGACGACGACCTCGCCGCCCTGCGCGAGGCCGCCCCGATCATCGAGCCGCAGATCGAGGAGATCCTCGACACCTGGTACGGCTTCGTCGGCTCCCACCCGTTCCTGCTCGCCTCGTTCAGCACCGCCGAGGGCCCGCACCAGGGCTACCTGGCGGCGGTCCGCGCGCGCTTCGGCCAGTGGATCCGCGACACCCTGCGCGCCGAGTACGATGACCGCTGGGTCGCCTACCAGCGGGAGATCGGCCGGCGGCACGCAGACGGCAAGAACGCGACCGACGGCATCACCGGGGCGCCCGACGTGGTGCCCTACCGGTACGTGGCCGCGCTGATCGTGCCGATCACGGTGACGATGCGGCCGTTCCTGGCGAAGGGCGCCCGCGACGCGGAGCACCTGGAGCGGATGCACCAGGCCTGGTTCAAGGCGGTGGTGCTCTCCGTGGCGCTCTGGTCGGAGCCGTACGTGCGGGAGGGCTGGTGGTAGGCCGCTGGGCCTACCGCCGGTAGCGCCGGGAGCGGTCGCGGCCGCCCGCCTGGCTCCGGCCGAAGCGAAGCGGCCCGCCCTTCCCGGCGGCCGCCGCGAAGAGGGCCAGCTCTTCCGCATCGGTGCCCACCAGTTCGCGGCGGAGCTCCACGATCCGGTCGCGCAGGGCCGCCGCCTTTTCGAACTCGAGGTTCTTCGCGGCGGCCTTCATCTGCTGCTCGAGCTCCTTCACCAGCCGCAGCAGTTCGTCCTTCGGCAGCGCGCCGGGCGCCGGGCCGGCATCGTACCCGGCCTTCTCCTCCGCGGCCTGCATCCGCACGTGGTCGGTGATGTCGCGCACCGCCTTCTGGATGCTCGCCGCCTGGATGCCGTGCTTCCGGTTGTACTCCTCCTGGATCCGCCGGCGCCGGTAGGTCTCGTCGATCGCCTGCTGCATGCTGCCCGTGATGGTATCGGCGTACATCACCACCCGGCCCTCGACGTGGCGCGCGGCCCGCCCGATCGTCTGGATGAGCGACCGGTTCGAACGGAGGTACCCCTCCTTGTCGGCGTCGAGGATGCAGACGAGCGACACCTCCGGCAGGTCGAGCCCCTCGCGCAGGAGGTTGATGCCGACCACCACGTCGTACACCCCCAGCCGGAGGTCGCGCAGGATCTCCACCCGGTCGAGCGTCTCGACCTCCGAGTGGAGGTAGTGGGTCTTGATGCCCATCTCCTTCAGGTAGTCGGCCAGGTCCTCGGCCATCTTCTTCGTGAGCGTGGTGACCAGCGCCCGCTGGCCCTTATCGACCACCCGGCGGATCTCGTCCATCAGGTCGTCGACCTGGTTCTTCGTCGGCTTCACCACAATCTCCGGGTCGAGCAGGCCCGTCGGGCGGATGACCTGCTCCACCACCTGGCTGGAGACGCGGAGCTCGTAGTCGCCCGGCGTCGCGCTCACAAAAATCGCCTGGTTGATGTGGCGGTCGAACTCCTCGAAGGTGAGCGGCCGGTTGTCCAGCGCGGAGGGGAGGCGGAAGCCGTATTCGACGAGCGTCTCCTTGCGGGAGCGGTCGCCGAAGTACTGGCCCTGCACCTGCGGCAGGGTGATGTGCGACTCATCGACGACGAGCAGCCAGTCATCGGGGAAGTAGTCGAGCAGGCACCACGGCGTGGAGCCGGGTTCCCGCGCCTGCAGGTGGCGGGAGTAGTTCTCGACGCCCGGGCAGTAGCCGGTCTCGCGGAGGGCCTCGATGTCGTAGTGGGTGCGCTCCTCGAGGCGGGCCGCCTCCAGGATCTTCCCCTGCGAGCGGAGCCAGGCGAGCTGCTCCTCCAGCTCCTGTTCGATGCCGGCGATCGCCTGCTCCAGCCGGTCCTTCGTCGTCACGAAGTGCTTCGCGGGGTAGATGTCGATCTCATCGCGCTCGGCCACGATTTCGCCCGTAAGCGGGTCGAGCTCGACGATCCGCTCCACCTCGTCGCCCCAGAAGTCGATGCGGACGGCCAGCTCTTCGTAGCTCGGGAGGATGGTGAGCGAATCGCCGCGCACGCGGAACCGCCCGCGGACCACATTCTGGTCGTTCCGCTCGTACTGCATCGAGACCATCCGGCGGACGGCCTCCTGGCGGCTGAACCGTTCGCCCTTCCGGAAGCGGAGGACGAACTCCTGGTACTGGGCCGGCTCGCCGAGGCCGTAGATGCAGCTCACGCTCGCCACGATGATCACGTCGCGGCGGGTAAAGAGCGCCCGCGTGGCCGCATGGCGGAGCTTGTCAA
It encodes:
- the menA gene encoding 1,4-dihydroxy-2-naphthoate octaprenyltransferase gives rise to the protein MPAPRTWLIAARPVSFTAAAVPALVGTLLAAPESFTWWTALLAMLGSVLFLAGTNFVNDYYDHRKGTDGPGSLAPPGAIRQGLLTPRQVLAAGIACFAAGAATGLVLCWAVSWQLLWVGAASLLAGFLYTGWPLHLAYRALGELVVFVFMGPVIVMGAAFVQAERWSRDAFIASLPIGFLVAAILHANNLRDLEQDRAAGKRTLATILGRRWAERELWLLIAAAFAALAGAIAAGALPWPSLLAFAALPGVRPMVRTVRAVNAGANPRRLNFVLRDAALLHLRFGLLLALGLAIDWALG
- the ruvC gene encoding crossover junction endodeoxyribonuclease RuvC; the protein is MRIIGIDPGLGVTGYGVIEVDGGRATHVCHGVIRTRASDPRAARLVALRERVCAIARETGAAAAAVEAGYVGENARSALALGEARAAAIIGLADAGLEVAEYAPLLVKQTVAGFGRGEKEQVARMVAFQLGLAEPPAPADAADALAVAITHWAQGRLPR
- a CDS encoding MarR family winged helix-turn-helix transcriptional regulator; protein product: MEPRERAAGIAMALLRLARAAEAEAREQGQAEGLTPAQAAVLRFAAKTRPDMATPGQLARLLGVRPPTAVGIVNPLVERGLIERRPHPFDGRQSVLALTAAGWEAWGRLERWQAGLERTLAALPEAELAAFEAVLAKVVAAEVRAGRLVVSAPCAGCIHFRPDAHPGSDRPHHCALIDRALGAAEAAMECPEHTPAAG
- a CDS encoding protoglobin domain-containing protein, with amino-acid sequence MSTTTIPGYRYGDPALPPGPIDADGLRDLRAACLLSDDDLAALREAAPIIEPQIEEILDTWYGFVGSHPFLLASFSTAEGPHQGYLAAVRARFGQWIRDTLRAEYDDRWVAYQREIGRRHADGKNATDGITGAPDVVPYRYVAALIVPITVTMRPFLAKGARDAEHLERMHQAWFKAVVLSVALWSEPYVREGWW
- the uvrB gene encoding excinuclease ABC subunit UvrB; the protein is MTAIVRPQPAPFKLVSDFQPTGDQPEAIEKLVAGLERGDRYQTLLGVTGSGKTFTIANVIARTGRPTLVLAHNKTLAAQLCAELKEFFPENAVEYFVSYYDYYQPEAYIPRTDTYIAKDADINDEIDKLRHAATRALFTRRDVIIVASVSCIYGLGEPAQYQEFVLRFRKGERFSRQEAVRRMVSMQYERNDQNVVRGRFRVRGDSLTILPSYEELAVRIDFWGDEVERIVELDPLTGEIVAERDEIDIYPAKHFVTTKDRLEQAIAGIEQELEEQLAWLRSQGKILEAARLEERTHYDIEALRETGYCPGVENYSRHLQAREPGSTPWCLLDYFPDDWLLVVDESHITLPQVQGQYFGDRSRKETLVEYGFRLPSALDNRPLTFEEFDRHINQAIFVSATPGDYELRVSSQVVEQVIRPTGLLDPEIVVKPTKNQVDDLMDEIRRVVDKGQRALVTTLTKKMAEDLADYLKEMGIKTHYLHSEVETLDRVEILRDLRLGVYDVVVGINLLREGLDLPEVSLVCILDADKEGYLRSNRSLIQTIGRAARHVEGRVVMYADTITGSMQQAIDETYRRRRIQEEYNRKHGIQAASIQKAVRDITDHVRMQAAEEKAGYDAGPAPGALPKDELLRLVKELEQQMKAAAKNLEFEKAAALRDRIVELRRELVGTDAEELALFAAAAGKGGPLRFGRSQAGGRDRSRRYRR